One window from the genome of Paraconexibacter algicola encodes:
- a CDS encoding NAD-dependent succinate-semialdehyde dehydrogenase has protein sequence MSSGPDASREAAVVDGVPKQLYIGGTWRDAGGGGTLDVDDPSTGDVLCAVADGTVADGDAALAAAHAAFPDWRDTAPRERGEVLRRAFELMTERTDDLALLMTLEMGKPLEESRGEIAYAAAFLRWYAEEAVRIDGRFTTSENGKGRILTMRRPVGPCVFITPWNFPMAMGTRKVGPAIAAGCTMVVKPAQQTPLSMLALAAILEEAGLPGGVCNVVTTHSTAEVMAPLIADPRARKLSFTGSTPIGKKLIEQSAEQVLRVSMELGGNAPFLVFEDADLDAAIEGALMAKMRNIGEACTSANRFLVHEAVADDFARRLAHELGSMKVGRGTEEGVRVGPLIDEAAVDKVTELVGDAVDRGAQVLTGGERVGDRGHFYAPTVLAGVDPDARVNHEEIFGPVAPITTFSSDDEAIERANDTEYGLVAYAYTRDLARAFKVMEGLDTGMIGLNQGLVSNAGAPFGGVKQSGFGREGGPEGLGEYLETRYVAMNVP, from the coding sequence ATGAGCTCGGGTCCCGACGCATCCCGCGAGGCCGCCGTCGTCGACGGCGTCCCCAAGCAGCTGTACATCGGCGGCACGTGGCGCGACGCGGGGGGCGGGGGCACCCTCGACGTCGACGACCCCTCCACCGGCGACGTGCTGTGCGCGGTGGCCGACGGCACCGTCGCCGACGGGGACGCCGCGCTGGCCGCGGCGCACGCCGCCTTCCCGGACTGGCGCGACACGGCCCCGCGCGAGCGCGGCGAGGTCCTGCGGCGGGCGTTCGAGCTGATGACCGAGCGCACGGACGACCTCGCGCTGCTGATGACGCTCGAGATGGGCAAGCCGCTGGAGGAGTCGCGCGGCGAGATCGCCTACGCGGCCGCGTTCCTGCGCTGGTACGCGGAGGAGGCGGTGCGCATCGACGGCCGCTTCACCACGAGCGAGAACGGCAAGGGCCGGATCCTGACGATGCGCCGGCCGGTCGGGCCGTGCGTGTTCATCACGCCCTGGAACTTCCCGATGGCGATGGGGACCCGCAAGGTCGGCCCCGCGATCGCCGCCGGCTGCACGATGGTCGTCAAGCCGGCCCAGCAGACGCCGCTGAGCATGCTCGCGCTCGCGGCGATCCTCGAGGAGGCCGGCCTGCCGGGCGGCGTCTGCAACGTCGTCACGACGCACAGCACGGCGGAGGTGATGGCGCCGCTGATCGCCGACCCGCGCGCCCGCAAGCTGTCGTTCACCGGATCGACGCCGATCGGCAAGAAGCTCATCGAGCAGTCCGCCGAGCAGGTGCTCCGGGTCTCGATGGAGCTCGGCGGCAACGCGCCGTTCCTCGTGTTCGAGGACGCCGATCTCGACGCGGCGATCGAGGGCGCGCTGATGGCGAAGATGCGCAACATCGGCGAGGCCTGCACGAGCGCGAACCGCTTCCTCGTGCACGAGGCGGTGGCCGACGACTTCGCGCGGCGACTGGCGCACGAGCTCGGCTCGATGAAGGTCGGGCGGGGCACCGAGGAGGGCGTGCGCGTCGGGCCGCTCATCGACGAGGCGGCCGTCGACAAGGTCACGGAGCTCGTCGGCGACGCGGTCGACCGCGGGGCGCAGGTGCTCACGGGCGGGGAGCGCGTCGGCGATCGCGGCCACTTCTACGCCCCGACCGTCCTCGCGGGCGTCGATCCGGACGCGCGCGTCAACCACGAGGAGATCTTCGGACCGGTCGCCCCGATCACGACGTTCTCGTCCGACGACGAGGCGATCGAGCGGGCCAACGACACCGAGTACGGCCTCGTCGCCTACGCGTACACGCGGGATCTCGCCCGCGCGTTCAAGGTCATGGAGGGCCTGGACACGGGGATGATCGGGCTCAACCAGGGGCTCGTCTCCAATGCGGGCGCCCCGTTCGGCGGCGTCAAGCAGTCCGGCTTCGGTCGCGAGGGCGGGCCGGAGGGGCTCGGCGAGTACCTGGAGACGCGCTACGTCGCGATGAACGTGCCGTAG
- a CDS encoding glycoside hydrolase family 2 protein, whose product MLPVRRQPRRALLGVAVVAAAAAVGVPVATQADGETQVITEVRPAQLVPKSKARPAPTASASSLSQTAPSVINSGPTGRVALTGPWRVKTDRYDTGSSKGYQSGAFDGRAVTLPYSPNARTLTGNAGVESHRGTVAWYRTSFAVQKAGDYRLRFESVNHRATVYLDGRKIGTHVGEYLPFEFLVGLKAGVEHELVVKADWRGPLRMKREGWHRTWFNFGGINREVTLRPVGDSELTAPTINTRLQPDGSAKVDITVHAKNRIDSRALGVIGVLRRGDERYELDFPDLVVPRRGTKILYAQVTVPKPALWEPGSPNLYDLELGVPGESGYVQKVGLRQVQRDGTKLLLNGKRVELHGASIHEDAKGRGDAVTGADMDALVEDLKSIGANATRAQHPLHPALLERLDAAGILLWMGVGPVDAPGAWTSRGPRLLAQAKSRVRASYFQAQPHPSLIVWNLVNEIAGNGHPAGQVPYIQSMSAELKRRDPGRLVALDIWGAHPPKVAGPVYRNIDAIGDTNYIGWYELTKAPRQTVRNAIRTHITDLQKIFPDKIMVVTEFGAEANDLNPTNRPGGFRFQADLLRLHLDEYAKIEDLSGALVWNLRDFAVAPSFAGGSIRKQVPEIRIVKGINQKGLFEYAGRRKRSADVVQGAITRALARTAAGAGG is encoded by the coding sequence ATGCTTCCGGTCCGCCGCCAACCGAGGAGAGCGCTCCTCGGCGTCGCCGTCGTGGCTGCTGCCGCCGCCGTGGGGGTCCCCGTCGCCACCCAGGCCGACGGCGAGACCCAGGTCATCACCGAGGTGCGGCCCGCGCAGCTCGTGCCGAAGTCCAAGGCCCGGCCCGCCCCGACCGCCAGCGCCTCGTCGCTCTCGCAGACCGCGCCGAGCGTCATCAACAGCGGGCCGACCGGGCGCGTCGCGCTGACCGGTCCGTGGCGCGTGAAGACCGACCGCTACGACACCGGCTCGAGCAAGGGCTACCAGTCGGGGGCGTTCGACGGGCGAGCCGTCACGCTGCCGTACTCGCCCAACGCCCGCACGCTCACCGGCAACGCCGGGGTCGAGAGCCATCGCGGCACCGTCGCCTGGTACCGGACGTCGTTCGCGGTCCAGAAGGCGGGCGACTACCGTCTGCGGTTCGAGTCGGTCAACCACCGCGCGACCGTCTACCTCGACGGCAGGAAGATCGGGACGCACGTCGGCGAGTACCTGCCGTTCGAGTTCCTCGTCGGCCTGAAGGCGGGCGTCGAGCACGAGCTCGTCGTGAAGGCCGACTGGCGCGGCCCGCTGCGGATGAAGCGCGAGGGCTGGCACCGCACCTGGTTCAACTTCGGCGGCATCAACCGCGAGGTCACGCTGCGCCCGGTGGGCGACAGCGAGCTGACCGCCCCGACGATCAACACGCGCCTGCAGCCGGACGGCAGCGCGAAGGTCGACATCACGGTCCACGCGAAGAACCGCATCGACAGCCGCGCGCTCGGCGTCATCGGGGTGCTGCGCCGCGGGGACGAGCGCTACGAGCTCGACTTCCCCGACCTGGTCGTGCCCCGGCGCGGCACGAAGATCCTCTACGCGCAGGTCACGGTGCCCAAGCCCGCGCTGTGGGAGCCCGGCTCCCCGAACCTCTACGACCTCGAGCTCGGCGTCCCCGGCGAGTCCGGCTACGTGCAGAAGGTCGGGCTGCGGCAGGTCCAGCGCGACGGCACGAAGCTCCTGCTCAACGGCAAGCGCGTGGAGCTGCACGGCGCATCCATCCACGAGGACGCGAAGGGCCGCGGTGACGCCGTCACCGGCGCGGACATGGACGCGCTCGTCGAGGACCTGAAGTCGATCGGCGCGAACGCGACCCGGGCGCAGCATCCGCTGCACCCGGCGCTGCTCGAGCGGCTCGACGCGGCGGGCATCCTCCTGTGGATGGGCGTCGGCCCGGTCGACGCCCCTGGCGCGTGGACCTCGCGCGGCCCGCGGCTGCTCGCGCAGGCGAAGAGCCGGGTGCGCGCGTCGTACTTCCAGGCCCAGCCGCACCCGTCGCTGATCGTCTGGAACCTCGTCAACGAGATCGCCGGCAACGGGCACCCGGCCGGCCAGGTGCCGTACATCCAGTCGATGTCGGCCGAGCTCAAGCGCCGCGATCCGGGCCGCCTCGTCGCGCTGGACATCTGGGGCGCGCATCCGCCGAAGGTCGCGGGGCCGGTGTACCGGAACATCGACGCGATCGGTGACACGAACTACATCGGCTGGTACGAGCTGACCAAGGCGCCGCGCCAGACGGTCCGCAACGCGATCCGCACGCACATCACGGACCTGCAGAAGATCTTCCCGGACAAGATCATGGTCGTCACCGAGTTCGGGGCGGAGGCCAACGACCTCAACCCGACGAACCGGCCGGGCGGCTTCCGCTTCCAGGCGGACCTGCTGCGGCTGCACCTCGACGAGTACGCGAAGATCGAGGACCTGTCGGGCGCCCTGGTCTGGAACTTGCGGGACTTCGCGGTCGCGCCGTCGTTCGCGGGTGGCTCGATCCGCAAGCAGGTGCCCGAGATCCGCATCGTCAAGGGCATCAACCAGAAGGGCCTGTTCGAGTACGCCGGACGCCGCAAGCGCAGCGCCGACGTCGTGCAGGGCGCGATCACCCGGGCGCTCGCCCGGACCGCGGCCGGCGCCGGCGGCTGA